The Sulfolobales archaeon nucleotide sequence CAGGAGCTTCTAGATAGATATCTTAATAAGGGCTTCTCAGGCGGTGAGATGAAGAGATCAGAGATAGTCCAGCTATACCTCTCAAACCCGAAATACCCTATACTAGATGAGCCTGACAGCGGTATGGATGTTGAGGGGCTAATAGCTATTGGAAACATTGTTAGGGAGTTGAAGCAAAGGGGTGCAGGGGTTCTCGTGATAACACATGTTGCAAGGCTCTTCAGAGATTTTAGCCCTGATTATGTTCATGTCAT carries:
- a CDS encoding ABC transporter ATP-binding protein, which gives rise to QELLDRYLNKGFSGGEMKRSEIVQLYLSNPKYPILDEPDSGMDVEGLIAIGNIVRELKQRGAGVLVITHVARLFRDFSPDYVHVMIDGRIVLTGGHEIVKLVDEKGYEYIKSRYAPQEG